Proteins from a genomic interval of Streptomyces fodineus:
- a CDS encoding PAS domain-containing protein, which produces MSSRPSRGAARLAAILDALPDALVLVNANGTVVNANTIALEAFEAPGTALVGRGLLDLLPQFDSRLIPGSMRRPDHMDPAGRTKPTRMIARRTDGSEFPVEVTSANLENGQQAYDGYGYTGDELLMLVVRDLSGTVDTEAELARSQRQTEMILRAAAEGVVGTDTDGRIVLVNPAAAQILGYRAGELGGKELHGLVLHSRADGTPFPYEESPLADTLRSGRKHRVRGQVLWSKGNEQVAVDLTTAPVRDGDQLVGAVMTFTDRRPLDSLTEQKAALEKAHAKELERLSEEHASDLTALRQQHVTELEELREKHAEELAAGEERYAALAEREKDRYEALTGRHEQLLILLGQSLRGPLDQLRRELSALAADDAGQLWPEANQVLHHLSAGYSRITTLIENVLGYQRLDTGAEDITRTKVMLDAVVAAGVDGAVELIGPGRVQFAVHAPPIEAEVDPQRLATALAHLVADVAGVDATGNSPVSAGGYLDNTVVVAAAQRGEVVRIEVRGPYPGGDPVHEPIVRGIVRAHGGVLQTHEVPGMSGSAYVLEVPLGGGAGAVAGRASIAELPAVPDPGGRFSGAGDPVSGTAEVAVAGGGGAEQATGGGRRRARRSSTDAFLDSDGAGTGPAGEAGAPAPTGRRRRRAGAPAEETGAVPAESAETASGGTGRRRGRPAENAAGDGNGVGQAVSEGAVVTAAEHAAGTAASGTGLGSAVPPQGVPAPAAAPQAALPPALPALSAAGSEPAPGAQAVPGAEAVPAEGGQPTGRRRRALAAAAERAAAQEAAGARTVFALPPAEADRSPGSADSASARAVPAGPGTGAVPGAAEGQPQVAGEGAGPVQLPAQLPSAVAGAPGADGRHDAVPLDQAADHTPPQPHPTSAPTGRRRRAVAQPAGAAQPPAKGAAPAVAPGTAQPAPAPAPAAQAAPGQLAPVPAPAAPPAPVPAVPHQATPNQGVPNQAVTSQAVPGQVTPPQGVPVAPTQAGPQPVGASTPGQGTPVHGIPAQGTAGQGIPVQAGPAPAAGQPTPGAPAGAAAPGPQPAVPHPAAPTHDTAGRPVPAAPGQPVPASPATPPGGTPSAQPLPAEAGAGPAPAAVQPPGVPQQWPGADDTPGAGTAVPRTGTPAAGTPAAVQPPRAAQPLPAEGAGADPNSTQGRAISVRTLGQGVPFSRQAAQVQQPTATPPPHAPGGSGRRRKLGTPPDPAQRPEQQPEQAAPAQPSLAGQSRLAPGTEGAGRSYAIGAPDADAAEGPEPLDGPGGAVEVADPPLPQPLDDELPPEPLDNPRRLLVWPAPDATTQQALSDRGYRPVIVHSREEVDAQIAAFPAALFVDPLTGPITRTALQSLRQAAVAAEVPVLVTAGLGQATREAAYGADPAVLLKALAPRDSEQHPPRVLLIEEHAEIALALTSTLERRGMQVARAANDNDAVTLAGQFRPNLVVMDLMQVQRRQTGFTGIIDWLRANGQLNRTPLVVYTAAVDPADLPRLASGETVLFLAERSTSAEVQSRIVDLLAGIGTN; this is translated from the coding sequence AACGCCAACGGAACCGTCGTCAACGCGAACACCATCGCGTTGGAGGCCTTCGAGGCGCCCGGCACGGCTCTTGTGGGGCGGGGGCTTCTCGATCTGCTGCCCCAGTTCGACTCCAGGCTCATCCCCGGCTCCATGCGGCGGCCCGATCACATGGATCCGGCGGGGCGGACCAAGCCCACGCGGATGATCGCGCGGCGGACCGACGGGAGCGAGTTCCCGGTCGAGGTCACCAGCGCGAACCTGGAGAACGGGCAGCAGGCGTACGACGGTTACGGATACACGGGTGACGAGCTGCTCATGCTCGTCGTCCGGGATCTTTCCGGGACCGTCGACACCGAGGCGGAGCTGGCCCGCTCGCAGCGGCAGACCGAGATGATTCTGCGGGCCGCGGCGGAAGGTGTCGTCGGCACCGACACCGACGGGCGGATCGTGCTCGTCAATCCGGCCGCCGCCCAGATACTGGGTTACCGGGCCGGGGAGCTCGGCGGCAAGGAGCTGCACGGCCTCGTGCTGCACTCGCGCGCCGACGGCACCCCGTTCCCGTACGAGGAGTCGCCGCTCGCCGACACCCTGCGCTCCGGACGCAAGCACCGGGTGCGCGGGCAGGTGCTGTGGTCCAAGGGCAACGAGCAGGTGGCCGTCGACCTGACCACCGCGCCCGTGCGCGACGGGGACCAGCTCGTCGGTGCCGTGATGACCTTCACCGACCGGCGGCCGCTCGACTCCCTGACCGAGCAGAAGGCCGCGCTGGAGAAGGCGCACGCGAAGGAGCTGGAGCGGCTCTCCGAGGAGCACGCCTCCGACCTGACCGCGCTGCGCCAGCAGCACGTCACCGAGCTCGAGGAACTGCGCGAGAAGCACGCGGAGGAACTCGCGGCCGGCGAGGAGCGCTACGCCGCGCTCGCCGAGCGGGAGAAGGACCGGTACGAGGCCCTCACCGGGCGGCACGAGCAGCTGCTGATCCTGCTCGGGCAGTCGCTGCGCGGGCCCCTGGACCAGCTGCGGCGCGAGCTGTCCGCGCTGGCGGCGGACGACGCGGGTCAGCTGTGGCCCGAGGCCAACCAGGTGCTCCACCACCTGTCGGCCGGGTACTCGCGGATCACCACCCTCATCGAGAACGTCCTCGGCTACCAGCGGCTGGACACGGGCGCCGAGGACATCACCCGTACGAAGGTGATGCTGGACGCCGTCGTCGCCGCCGGTGTGGACGGGGCCGTCGAGCTGATCGGTCCCGGGCGGGTGCAGTTCGCCGTGCACGCGCCGCCCATCGAGGCCGAGGTCGACCCGCAGCGGCTCGCCACCGCGCTCGCCCATCTGGTGGCGGATGTCGCCGGGGTCGACGCGACCGGCAACTCGCCCGTCTCCGCGGGCGGTTATCTGGACAACACGGTGGTGGTCGCCGCCGCCCAGCGCGGCGAGGTCGTGCGGATCGAGGTGCGCGGGCCGTATCCCGGCGGCGACCCGGTGCACGAGCCGATCGTGCGCGGGATCGTACGGGCCCACGGCGGCGTGCTGCAGACGCACGAGGTGCCGGGCATGAGCGGCAGCGCGTACGTGCTGGAGGTGCCGCTCGGGGGTGGCGCCGGGGCGGTCGCGGGGCGCGCGTCCATCGCCGAGCTTCCGGCCGTGCCGGATCCGGGCGGTCGGTTCTCCGGGGCCGGCGATCCGGTCTCCGGCACCGCTGAGGTGGCCGTGGCCGGGGGCGGTGGCGCCGAACAGGCCACGGGTGGCGGACGGCGGCGGGCCCGGCGTTCCTCCACCGACGCCTTCCTGGACAGTGACGGGGCCGGCACCGGCCCGGCCGGTGAGGCCGGGGCGCCCGCGCCGACCGGGCGGCGCCGCAGGCGTGCGGGCGCGCCCGCCGAGGAGACCGGCGCGGTCCCGGCCGAGAGCGCGGAAACCGCGTCCGGCGGTACCGGGCGCCGCCGTGGCCGGCCCGCCGAGAACGCCGCCGGTGACGGCAACGGCGTGGGCCAGGCTGTCAGCGAGGGTGCGGTGGTGACCGCGGCCGAGCATGCCGCGGGGACCGCCGCCTCCGGTACGGGGCTCGGCTCCGCCGTTCCGCCCCAGGGCGTGCCCGCGCCGGCCGCCGCCCCGCAGGCCGCCCTGCCGCCCGCCCTGCCCGCCCTGTCCGCCGCGGGCAGCGAGCCGGCGCCGGGTGCGCAGGCCGTACCGGGCGCGGAGGCCGTTCCGGCCGAGGGCGGCCAGCCGACGGGTCGGCGCCGGCGTGCGCTGGCCGCCGCGGCGGAGCGTGCCGCGGCCCAGGAGGCGGCCGGTGCGCGTACGGTCTTCGCCCTGCCGCCGGCCGAGGCCGACCGCTCACCCGGGTCCGCGGACTCGGCGAGCGCGCGCGCTGTGCCGGCCGGTCCGGGTACGGGTGCCGTTCCGGGTGCCGCCGAGGGGCAGCCGCAGGTCGCGGGGGAGGGCGCCGGGCCGGTCCAGTTGCCCGCTCAGCTGCCGTCGGCCGTCGCTGGGGCGCCCGGTGCGGACGGCCGCCACGACGCCGTACCGCTCGACCAGGCCGCGGACCACACCCCGCCGCAGCCGCATCCGACCAGTGCGCCGACCGGTCGGCGCCGCCGGGCCGTCGCCCAGCCGGCCGGGGCCGCTCAGCCGCCGGCGAAGGGCGCCGCACCCGCGGTCGCACCGGGCACCGCTCAGCCGGCACCGGCACCGGCGCCCGCGGCACAGGCCGCTCCGGGACAGCTCGCTCCCGTACCGGCGCCCGCGGCACCACCGGCTCCCGTACCGGCCGTACCGCACCAGGCCACACCAAATCAGGGCGTACCGAATCAGGCCGTGACGAGCCAGGCCGTACCGGGACAGGTGACTCCCCCTCAGGGCGTTCCGGTCGCTCCGACTCAGGCCGGCCCGCAGCCCGTGGGGGCGTCGACTCCCGGTCAGGGCACGCCGGTTCACGGCATTCCGGCGCAGGGTACGGCCGGGCAGGGCATCCCCGTCCAGGCCGGTCCCGCGCCGGCGGCGGGCCAGCCGACGCCCGGTGCCCCGGCCGGTGCCGCCGCGCCCGGTCCGCAGCCTGCCGTACCGCACCCCGCCGCGCCGACGCACGACACCGCCGGGCGGCCCGTACCGGCGGCCCCCGGACAGCCGGTCCCGGCGTCGCCCGCGACCCCGCCCGGCGGTACCCCGAGCGCCCAGCCGCTGCCCGCCGAGGCCGGTGCCGGACCGGCGCCGGCCGCCGTCCAGCCGCCCGGCGTCCCCCAGCAGTGGCCCGGCGCCGACGACACCCCCGGCGCGGGCACTGCCGTACCGCGGACCGGCACACCGGCCGCGGGCACACCGGCCGCCGTCCAGCCGCCGCGGGCCGCGCAGCCGTTGCCCGCCGAGGGTGCCGGGGCCGACCCGAACTCGACACAGGGGCGGGCGATCAGCGTCCGCACGCTCGGTCAGGGCGTGCCGTTCTCGCGGCAGGCCGCGCAGGTGCAGCAGCCGACGGCGACCCCGCCGCCGCACGCGCCGGGCGGTTCCGGCCGCCGACGCAAGCTGGGCACGCCGCCCGACCCGGCCCAGCGCCCCGAGCAGCAGCCGGAACAGGCGGCGCCGGCGCAGCCGTCGCTCGCCGGGCAGTCCCGGCTCGCCCCGGGCACCGAGGGCGCCGGACGCTCGTACGCCATAGGCGCGCCGGACGCCGACGCCGCCGAGGGGCCCGAGCCGCTGGACGGTCCCGGCGGTGCCGTGGAGGTAGCGGACCCGCCGCTGCCGCAGCCGCTCGACGACGAGCTGCCGCCGGAGCCGCTGGACAACCCGCGCCGGCTGCTGGTGTGGCCGGCGCCGGACGCGACGACCCAGCAGGCGCTGAGCGACCGCGGCTACCGGCCGGTGATCGTGCACTCCCGTGAGGAGGTCGACGCGCAGATCGCGGCGTTCCCGGCCGCGCTGTTCGTGGACCCGCTGACCGGGCCGATCACGCGTACGGCCCTGCAGTCGCTGCGCCAGGCCGCCGTGGCCGCCGAGGTGCCGGTGCTGGTCACGGCCGGGCTCGGGCAGGCGACGCGCGAGGCGGCGTACGGCGCCGATCCCGCCGTCCTGCTGAAGGCGCTGGCGCCGCGCGACAGCGAGCAGCATCCGCCGCGGGTACTGCTGATCGAGGAGCACGCGGAGATCGCGCTGGCGCTGACCTCGACGCTGGAGCGGCGCGGCATGCAGGTGGCGCGGGCCGCGAACGACAACGACGCGGTGACGCTGGCGGGGCAGTTCCGGCCGAACCTCGTGGTGATGGACCTGATGCAGGTGCAGCGGCGGCAGACCGGCTTCACCGGGATCATCGACTGGCTGCGCGCGAACGGGCAGCTCAACCGCACCCCGCTGGTCGTCTACACCGCCGCCGTCGACCCGGCCGACCTGCCCCGGCTGGCCTCGGGCGAGACGGTCCTGTTCCTCGCGGAGCGCTCCACGAGCGCCGAGGTGCAGAGCCGGATCGTGGACCTGCTGGCCGGCATCGGCACGAACTAG
- a CDS encoding long-chain fatty acid--CoA ligase: MPPREDSVLSTMQDVPLTVTRLLVHGVLVHGRSQITTWTGEAEPQRRSFAEAGVRAVQLANALRDELGVRGDDRVATLMWNNAEHVEAYFAIPAMGAVLHTLNLRLPAEQLVWIVNHAADKVVIVNGSLIPLLAPLLPQLPSVQHVVVSGPGDRSPLQGTHARIHEYEELIADRPKTYDWPELDERQAAAMCYTSGTTGDPKGVVYSHRSIYLHSMQVNMTQSMGLTDQDTSLVVVPQFHVNAWGLPHATFMTGVNMLMPDRFLQPAPLAEMIERERPTHAAAVPTIWQGLLAELNSKPRDVTSLTQVTIGGAACPPSLMAAFDKLGMRVCHAWGMTETSPLGTVSRPPSHAVGTEEEFAYRLTQGRFPAGVEACITGPGGERLPWDGESVGELAVRGPWIAGAYYNGPDAEPLRPADKFTEDGWLKTGDVGTISPDGFLTLTDRVKDVIKSGGEWISSVELENALMSHPDIAEAAVVAVPDEKWGERPLATVVLREGATADFETLRAFLAEEGRIARWQLPERWTIVEAVPKTSVGKFDKKVLRRQYADGQLDVTRLG, from the coding sequence ATGCCGCCCCGGGAGGACTCCGTGCTGAGCACCATGCAGGACGTACCGCTGACCGTCACCCGCCTCCTCGTGCACGGTGTGCTGGTGCACGGGCGGTCCCAGATCACCACCTGGACCGGGGAGGCCGAGCCGCAGCGGCGCAGTTTCGCGGAGGCGGGGGTGCGCGCGGTACAGCTGGCGAACGCCCTGCGGGACGAGCTGGGCGTCCGGGGCGACGACCGGGTGGCGACCCTGATGTGGAACAACGCCGAGCACGTCGAGGCCTACTTCGCGATCCCGGCCATGGGCGCGGTGCTGCACACGCTCAATCTGCGGCTGCCCGCCGAGCAACTGGTGTGGATCGTCAACCACGCGGCCGACAAGGTCGTCATCGTCAACGGCTCGCTGATCCCGCTGCTCGCGCCGCTGCTGCCCCAGCTGCCGAGCGTTCAGCACGTCGTCGTCTCCGGCCCCGGTGACCGCTCCCCGCTCCAGGGCACACACGCCCGGATCCACGAGTACGAGGAGCTGATCGCGGACCGGCCGAAGACGTACGACTGGCCGGAGCTGGACGAACGCCAGGCCGCCGCCATGTGCTACACCTCCGGCACGACCGGCGACCCCAAGGGCGTGGTGTACAGCCACCGTTCGATCTATCTGCACTCCATGCAGGTCAACATGACCCAGTCGATGGGCCTGACGGATCAGGACACCTCGCTGGTCGTCGTCCCCCAGTTCCACGTCAACGCCTGGGGTCTGCCGCACGCCACCTTCATGACCGGCGTGAACATGCTGATGCCGGACCGCTTCCTGCAGCCGGCGCCGCTCGCCGAGATGATCGAGCGCGAGCGGCCGACCCACGCCGCCGCCGTCCCGACCATCTGGCAGGGCCTGCTCGCCGAGCTCAACAGCAAGCCACGGGACGTCACCTCGCTCACTCAGGTCACCATCGGCGGAGCAGCCTGCCCGCCCTCCCTGATGGCGGCCTTCGACAAGCTCGGCATGCGCGTCTGCCACGCCTGGGGCATGACCGAGACCTCGCCGCTCGGCACGGTCTCCCGTCCGCCGTCCCACGCGGTGGGCACCGAGGAGGAGTTCGCCTACCGCCTCACCCAGGGCCGCTTCCCGGCCGGCGTCGAGGCCTGCATCACCGGCCCCGGCGGGGAACGTCTGCCCTGGGACGGTGAGTCGGTGGGCGAGCTGGCGGTGCGCGGCCCGTGGATCGCGGGCGCCTACTACAACGGTCCCGACGCCGAACCCCTGCGCCCCGCCGACAAGTTCACCGAGGACGGCTGGCTGAAGACCGGAGATGTCGGCACCATCTCCCCCGACGGCTTTCTCACCCTCACCGACCGCGTCAAGGACGTCATCAAGTCCGGCGGCGAGTGGATCTCCTCGGTGGAGCTGGAGAACGCGCTGATGTCCCACCCGGACATCGCCGAGGCCGCGGTGGTCGCCGTACCCGACGAGAAGTGGGGCGAGCGCCCGCTGGCCACGGTCGTCCTCCGGGAAGGCGCCACGGCCGACTTCGAGACCCTGCGCGCCTTCCTCGCCGAGGAGGGCCGCATCGCCAGGTGGCAGCTGCCCGAACGCTGGACGATCGTCGAGGCGGTGCCGAAGACGAGCGTGGGCAAGTTCGACAAGAAGGTGCTGCGCAGGCAGTACGCCGACGGGCAGCTGGACGTCACCAGGCTCGGCTGA
- a CDS encoding SigE family RNA polymerase sigma factor, with translation MTTPVCTRASAAAAPRRQTLPHPRLRQSGEAATYPSFASYVRARQPVLLRTARSLTANPSDAEDLLQTALAKTYVAWERIEDQRALDGYVRRALLNTRTSQWRKRRVDEFSCDELPEPEPVPGDDDPAERQALHDAMWRAVLKLPARQRAMVVLRYYEDLSEAQTAEVLGVSVGTVKSAVSRALAKLREDPELDRIR, from the coding sequence ATGACCACACCCGTCTGCACCCGCGCCTCGGCCGCCGCCGCACCAAGGCGGCAGACCCTCCCCCACCCCCGGCTCCGGCAGAGCGGGGAGGCCGCCACATACCCGTCGTTCGCGTCGTATGTGCGGGCCCGCCAGCCGGTCCTGCTGCGCACCGCGCGCTCGCTGACCGCGAACCCGAGCGACGCCGAGGACCTGCTGCAGACCGCGCTCGCCAAGACGTACGTGGCCTGGGAGCGGATCGAGGACCAGCGGGCGCTGGACGGATATGTGCGCCGGGCGCTGCTGAACACCCGGACCTCGCAGTGGCGCAAGCGCAGGGTGGACGAGTTCAGCTGCGACGAGCTGCCCGAGCCGGAGCCCGTGCCCGGCGACGACGACCCGGCCGAGCGGCAGGCGCTGCACGACGCGATGTGGCGGGCGGTCCTCAAGCTTCCGGCGCGGCAGCGGGCGATGGTCGTCCTGCGCTACTACGAGGACCTCAGCGAGGCCCAGACCGCCGAGGTGCTCGGGGTGTCGGTGGGCACGGTGAAGTCCGCGGTGTCGCGTGCGCTGGCCAAGCTGCGTGAGGATCCCGAGCTGGACCGGATCCGCTAG
- a CDS encoding lipid-transfer protein gives MSRRALDTLGGRAAIVGIGATEFSKDSGRSELRLAVEAVRAALDDAGLVPADVDGMVTFTMDTNPEITVAQACGMGELSFFSRVHYGGGAACATVMQAALAVATGVAEVVVCYRAFNERSGRRFGAGVQHREPSAEGVALGWVLPFGLLTPASWVAMAAQRYLHAYGLTPEVFGHVAVVDRKYAATNPAAYFHGRPITLAEHAASRWIVEPLRLLDCCQETDGGQAIVVTSVERARNLPHPPAVIAAAAQGAGRAQEQMTGFYRDDLTGLPEMGAVARRLWRTSGLSPADIDVGILYDHFTPFVLMQLEEFGFCGKGEAADFVAEERLPLNTHGGQLGEAYLHGMNGMAEAVRQLRGTAVNQIPGASRTLVTAGTGVPTSGLVLTADN, from the coding sequence ATGAGCCGCCGGGCCCTCGACACCCTGGGCGGACGCGCCGCGATCGTCGGGATCGGGGCCACCGAGTTCTCCAAGGACTCCGGGCGCAGTGAGCTGCGGCTGGCGGTGGAGGCGGTGCGGGCCGCGCTGGACGACGCCGGGCTGGTGCCGGCGGACGTGGACGGGATGGTGACGTTCACGATGGACACCAACCCGGAGATCACGGTGGCCCAGGCCTGCGGGATGGGTGAGCTGTCCTTCTTCTCCCGGGTCCACTACGGCGGCGGTGCGGCCTGCGCGACCGTCATGCAGGCGGCGCTCGCGGTGGCGACCGGCGTGGCGGAGGTCGTGGTCTGTTACCGCGCCTTCAACGAGCGCTCGGGCCGCAGATTCGGCGCGGGCGTGCAGCACCGGGAGCCGTCGGCGGAGGGCGTGGCGCTCGGCTGGGTGCTGCCGTTCGGGCTGCTCACCCCGGCCTCCTGGGTGGCGATGGCAGCCCAGCGGTATCTGCACGCGTACGGGCTGACGCCGGAGGTGTTCGGACACGTGGCCGTGGTGGACCGCAAGTACGCGGCGACGAACCCGGCGGCGTACTTCCACGGCCGCCCGATCACGCTCGCCGAGCACGCGGCGTCCCGCTGGATCGTGGAGCCGCTGCGGCTGCTGGACTGCTGCCAGGAGACCGACGGCGGGCAGGCGATCGTCGTCACCTCGGTGGAGCGGGCCCGGAATCTGCCGCACCCCCCGGCGGTGATCGCGGCGGCCGCGCAGGGCGCCGGCCGGGCGCAGGAGCAGATGACCGGCTTCTACCGGGACGATCTGACCGGTCTGCCGGAGATGGGCGCGGTGGCCCGCCGGCTGTGGCGCACCTCCGGTCTGTCGCCGGCCGACATCGACGTGGGGATTCTGTACGACCACTTCACGCCGTTCGTGCTGATGCAGTTGGAGGAGTTCGGGTTCTGCGGAAAGGGGGAGGCGGCCGACTTCGTGGCCGAGGAGCGGCTGCCGCTCAACACACACGGGGGCCAGCTCGGGGAGGCGTATCTGCACGGGATGAACGGCATGGCGGAAGCGGTGCGCCAACTGCGCGGCACGGCGGTGAACCAGATACCGGGCGCCTCCCGCACGCTGGTCACGGCCGGCACCGGAGTCCCGACCTCGGGCCTGGTCCTGACGGCGGACAACTGA